The Solanum lycopersicum chromosome 9, SLM_r2.1 genome window below encodes:
- the LOC101252112 gene encoding probable LRR receptor-like serine/threonine-protein kinase At1g06840 isoform X2: protein MSASKLSIIGITLLLWYCCSLLLFTKANSQTTHPDEVKALRAIKNSLVDPNGNLSNWRRGDPCISNWTGVLCYNQTNNDGYFHVRELQLLDMDLSGNLSPELGRLSYMRILDVMWNAISGTIPKEIGNIKTLELLLLNGNELTGSLPEELGYLPNLNRIQIDQNHISGPLPVSFAKLEKAAHFHMNNNSISGQIPPELSKLPKLLHLLLDNNNLSGYLPPELAQIPNLRILSLRNCSLQGPVPNLGNIPNLTYIDLSLNELIGSIPSNMLSDNMTTIDLSYNNLNGTIPSNFSSLPHLQKLSLENNSLSGSVPSIIWQNRTLNATETLILDLRNNKLLNISGPLAIPQNVTVSLQGNPLCSNSILFNFCGPYNGDAGGTLQLANNTDCPPLACPPPYEYALPYPTCFCALPLLIGYRLKSPGFRDFRSYMDQFKWYITIGLKLNISQLHLNTFSLEAGPRVKMYLRIFPIFDDNNSSRLFNKSEVLRLRSMFTGWLIPDNDLFGPYELINFTLLADYREFIPPPSSSGISKGALAGIILGVIAGAVTISAFVSLLILRLHMKKHHHASSKRSLLSKISVKIDGVKEFNFEELTLATKNFDNSSIVGQGGYGKVYQGTLADGTAVAIKRAQEGSLQGQKEFLTEIELLSRLHHRNLVSLLGYCGEEGEQMLVYEFMPNGTLRDHLSGKCKEPLSFAMRLKVALGSAKGILYLHTEADPPIFHRDIKASNILLDSKFIAKVADFGLSRLAPVPDLEGTLPAHVSTVVKGTPGYLDPEYFLTHKLTDKSDVYSLGVVFLELLTGMQPISHGKNIVREVNLAYRSGMIFNVIDDQMGSYPSECVEKFINLALKCCQEETEGRPSMVEVVRELENIRVMMPESYSIIRDSVVTDSEKDSRTPSSTSAMKYPFVSADVSGSDLVSGVVPSINPR, encoded by the exons GCAATTACTGGATATGGATCTGTCAGGAAATTTGTCACCGGAGCTTGGTCGCTTATCTTACATGAGAATATT GGATGTAATGTGGAATGCAATTAGCGGGACAATCCCAAAGGAGATAGGAAATATCAAAACACTTGAATTATT GCTTCTGAATGGAAATGAATTGACGGGTTCTCTGCCTGAAGAGCTTGGTTATCTTCCCAACTTGAACAGGATACAAATTGATCAAAACCACATATCAGGTCCCTTACCTGTATCATTTGCAAAGTTGGAAAAAGCAGCACATTT CCACATGAATAACAATTCAATAAGTGGACAAATTCCACCAGAGCTATCTAAACTTCCAAAACTACTTCACTT GCTTCTTGATAATAACAACTTATCGGGCTACCTTCCACCAGAGCTTGCTCAAATTCCAAATTTGCGCATACT gAGTCTGAGGAACTGTAGCTTACAGGGACCGGTTCCAAATCTGGGCAACATACCTAACCTTACTTACAT AGATCTCAGCCTTAACGAGCTAATTGGGTCCATTCCGTCGAACATGCTTAGTGACAATATGACGACAAT TGATCTGTCATACAACAACCTCAACGGAACTATTCCTTCAAACTTTTCAAGCCTTCCACATTTGCAGAAACT GTCGCTAGAAAACAATTCATTAAGCGGTTCAGTTCCATCCATAATTTGGCAAAATAGGACACTCAATGCAACGGAGACGCTTATCTT GGATTTGCGGAACAATAAGCTTTTGAATATCTCAGGACCTCTGGCTATCCCACAAAATGTCACTGTTAG TCTTCAAGGAAATCCATTATGTTCGAATTCTATCCTATTCAACTTTTGCGGACCTTACAATGGAGATGCTGGTGGTACCTTGCAATTAGCAAACAACACTGATTGTCCTCCTTTGGCGTGTCCTCCCCCCTATGAATATGCCCTGCCATATcctacttgcttttgtgctctACCGCTGCTTATAGGATACAGGCTGAAGAGTCCTGGATTTCGGGATTTTCGATCATACATGGATCAGTTTAAGTGGTATATCACGATTGGTCTTAAACTGAATATATCCCAATTACACCTGAACACATTTTCATTGGAAGCTGGTCCTCGGGTGAAGATGTATTTGAGGATTTTCCCCATCTTTGATGATAACAACAGCTCGCGTTTGTTCAATAAAAGTGAGGTCCTAAGACTCCGTAGCATGTTCACTGGATGGCTGATTCCTGATAATGATCTTTTTGGACCTTATGAACTTATCAATTTCACCCTACTTGCAGATTATAGAGAAT TCATCCCCCCTCCCTCATCATCTGGTATTAGTAAGGGAGCTCTTGCAGGCATCATACTAGGAGTAATTGCTGGTGCGGTCACAATATCGGCATTTGTATCACTTCTCATACTGAGATTGCATATGAAGAAGCACCACCATGCCAGTTCAAAACGCAGCCTAT TGTCGAAAATCTCTGTCAAAATTGATGGTGTTAAGGAATTCAATTTTGAAGAATTGACACTGGCAACCAAAAATTTTGACAACTCCAGCATTGTTGGTCAAGGAGGGTATGGAAAAGTTTATCAAGGTACTTTAGCTGATGGGACAGCTGTAGCCATTAAACGAGCTCAAGAGGGATCGTTACAGGGACAAAAGGAGTTTCTTACAGAAATTGAACTATTATCTAGGCTACATCACCGAAACCTTGTGTCTTTGCTTGGATATTGTGGTGAAGAAGGAGAACAG ATGCTGGTTTACGAGTTTATGCCAAATGGTACTCTTAGAGACCACCTATCtg GTAAATGTAAAGAACCTCTAAGTTTTGCTATGCGATTGAAAGTTGCCTTAGGTTCCGCTAAGGGCATTCTCTACTTGCACACGGAGGCTGATCCTCCCATATTCCATCGAGATATCAAGGCAAGCAATATATTGCTAGACTCTAAGTTTATTGCAAAGGTGGCTGACTTTGGACTTTCACGGCTTGCTCCAGTTCCAGATCTTGAAGGGACTCTGCCTGCTCATGTATCGACTGTTGTTAAGGGCACTCCG GGATACCTTGACCCAGAGTATTTCCTAACTCATAAATTGACTGACAAGAGTGACGTTTACAGccttggtgttgtattccttgagCTTCTCACCGGAATGCAGCCAATTTCACACGGCAAGAACATTGTTAGGGAG GTGAACCTTGCGTATCGTTCTGGTATGATATTCAATGTGATTGATGATCAGATGGGATCTTATCCTTCGGAATGTGTAGAGAAATTCATAAATCTGGCTCTGAAATGTTGCCAAGAAGAGACAGAAGGTCGGCCATCAATGGTAGAAGTGGTTAGAGAACTAGAAAACATACGGGTGATGATGCCTGAATCTTACTCTATAATTAGAGATTCGGTGGTCACGGATAGTGAAAAGGATAGCAGAACCCCATCTTCAACCTCAGCTATGAAGTATCCTTTTGTTTCAGCTGATGTATCTGGTAGTGACCTTGTTAGTGGAGTTGTTCCCTCCATTAATCCTAGGTGA
- the LOC101252112 gene encoding probable LRR receptor-like serine/threonine-protein kinase At1g06840 isoform X1 produces the protein MSASKLSIIGITLLLWYCCSLLLFTKANSQTTHPDEVKALRAIKNSLVDPNGNLSNWRRGDPCISNWTGVLCYNQTNNDGYFHVRELQLLDMDLSGNLSPELGRLSYMRILDVMWNAISGTIPKEIGNIKTLELLLLNGNELTGSLPEELGYLPNLNRIQIDQNHISGPLPVSFAKLEKAAHFHMNNNSISGQIPPELSKLPKLLHLLLDNNNLSGYLPPELAQIPNLRILQLDNNNFEGSHIPDSYGNMSRLLKLSLRNCSLQGPVPNLGNIPNLTYIDLSLNELIGSIPSNMLSDNMTTIDLSYNNLNGTIPSNFSSLPHLQKLSLENNSLSGSVPSIIWQNRTLNATETLILDLRNNKLLNISGPLAIPQNVTVSLQGNPLCSNSILFNFCGPYNGDAGGTLQLANNTDCPPLACPPPYEYALPYPTCFCALPLLIGYRLKSPGFRDFRSYMDQFKWYITIGLKLNISQLHLNTFSLEAGPRVKMYLRIFPIFDDNNSSRLFNKSEVLRLRSMFTGWLIPDNDLFGPYELINFTLLADYREFIPPPSSSGISKGALAGIILGVIAGAVTISAFVSLLILRLHMKKHHHASSKRSLLSKISVKIDGVKEFNFEELTLATKNFDNSSIVGQGGYGKVYQGTLADGTAVAIKRAQEGSLQGQKEFLTEIELLSRLHHRNLVSLLGYCGEEGEQMLVYEFMPNGTLRDHLSGKCKEPLSFAMRLKVALGSAKGILYLHTEADPPIFHRDIKASNILLDSKFIAKVADFGLSRLAPVPDLEGTLPAHVSTVVKGTPGYLDPEYFLTHKLTDKSDVYSLGVVFLELLTGMQPISHGKNIVREVNLAYRSGMIFNVIDDQMGSYPSECVEKFINLALKCCQEETEGRPSMVEVVRELENIRVMMPESYSIIRDSVVTDSEKDSRTPSSTSAMKYPFVSADVSGSDLVSGVVPSINPR, from the exons GCAATTACTGGATATGGATCTGTCAGGAAATTTGTCACCGGAGCTTGGTCGCTTATCTTACATGAGAATATT GGATGTAATGTGGAATGCAATTAGCGGGACAATCCCAAAGGAGATAGGAAATATCAAAACACTTGAATTATT GCTTCTGAATGGAAATGAATTGACGGGTTCTCTGCCTGAAGAGCTTGGTTATCTTCCCAACTTGAACAGGATACAAATTGATCAAAACCACATATCAGGTCCCTTACCTGTATCATTTGCAAAGTTGGAAAAAGCAGCACATTT CCACATGAATAACAATTCAATAAGTGGACAAATTCCACCAGAGCTATCTAAACTTCCAAAACTACTTCACTT GCTTCTTGATAATAACAACTTATCGGGCTACCTTCCACCAGAGCTTGCTCAAATTCCAAATTTGCGCATACT TCAACTTGATAATAACAACTTTGAAGGAAGTCATATTCCTGATTCATACGGGAATATGTCACGTTTGTTAAAACT gAGTCTGAGGAACTGTAGCTTACAGGGACCGGTTCCAAATCTGGGCAACATACCTAACCTTACTTACAT AGATCTCAGCCTTAACGAGCTAATTGGGTCCATTCCGTCGAACATGCTTAGTGACAATATGACGACAAT TGATCTGTCATACAACAACCTCAACGGAACTATTCCTTCAAACTTTTCAAGCCTTCCACATTTGCAGAAACT GTCGCTAGAAAACAATTCATTAAGCGGTTCAGTTCCATCCATAATTTGGCAAAATAGGACACTCAATGCAACGGAGACGCTTATCTT GGATTTGCGGAACAATAAGCTTTTGAATATCTCAGGACCTCTGGCTATCCCACAAAATGTCACTGTTAG TCTTCAAGGAAATCCATTATGTTCGAATTCTATCCTATTCAACTTTTGCGGACCTTACAATGGAGATGCTGGTGGTACCTTGCAATTAGCAAACAACACTGATTGTCCTCCTTTGGCGTGTCCTCCCCCCTATGAATATGCCCTGCCATATcctacttgcttttgtgctctACCGCTGCTTATAGGATACAGGCTGAAGAGTCCTGGATTTCGGGATTTTCGATCATACATGGATCAGTTTAAGTGGTATATCACGATTGGTCTTAAACTGAATATATCCCAATTACACCTGAACACATTTTCATTGGAAGCTGGTCCTCGGGTGAAGATGTATTTGAGGATTTTCCCCATCTTTGATGATAACAACAGCTCGCGTTTGTTCAATAAAAGTGAGGTCCTAAGACTCCGTAGCATGTTCACTGGATGGCTGATTCCTGATAATGATCTTTTTGGACCTTATGAACTTATCAATTTCACCCTACTTGCAGATTATAGAGAAT TCATCCCCCCTCCCTCATCATCTGGTATTAGTAAGGGAGCTCTTGCAGGCATCATACTAGGAGTAATTGCTGGTGCGGTCACAATATCGGCATTTGTATCACTTCTCATACTGAGATTGCATATGAAGAAGCACCACCATGCCAGTTCAAAACGCAGCCTAT TGTCGAAAATCTCTGTCAAAATTGATGGTGTTAAGGAATTCAATTTTGAAGAATTGACACTGGCAACCAAAAATTTTGACAACTCCAGCATTGTTGGTCAAGGAGGGTATGGAAAAGTTTATCAAGGTACTTTAGCTGATGGGACAGCTGTAGCCATTAAACGAGCTCAAGAGGGATCGTTACAGGGACAAAAGGAGTTTCTTACAGAAATTGAACTATTATCTAGGCTACATCACCGAAACCTTGTGTCTTTGCTTGGATATTGTGGTGAAGAAGGAGAACAG ATGCTGGTTTACGAGTTTATGCCAAATGGTACTCTTAGAGACCACCTATCtg GTAAATGTAAAGAACCTCTAAGTTTTGCTATGCGATTGAAAGTTGCCTTAGGTTCCGCTAAGGGCATTCTCTACTTGCACACGGAGGCTGATCCTCCCATATTCCATCGAGATATCAAGGCAAGCAATATATTGCTAGACTCTAAGTTTATTGCAAAGGTGGCTGACTTTGGACTTTCACGGCTTGCTCCAGTTCCAGATCTTGAAGGGACTCTGCCTGCTCATGTATCGACTGTTGTTAAGGGCACTCCG GGATACCTTGACCCAGAGTATTTCCTAACTCATAAATTGACTGACAAGAGTGACGTTTACAGccttggtgttgtattccttgagCTTCTCACCGGAATGCAGCCAATTTCACACGGCAAGAACATTGTTAGGGAG GTGAACCTTGCGTATCGTTCTGGTATGATATTCAATGTGATTGATGATCAGATGGGATCTTATCCTTCGGAATGTGTAGAGAAATTCATAAATCTGGCTCTGAAATGTTGCCAAGAAGAGACAGAAGGTCGGCCATCAATGGTAGAAGTGGTTAGAGAACTAGAAAACATACGGGTGATGATGCCTGAATCTTACTCTATAATTAGAGATTCGGTGGTCACGGATAGTGAAAAGGATAGCAGAACCCCATCTTCAACCTCAGCTATGAAGTATCCTTTTGTTTCAGCTGATGTATCTGGTAGTGACCTTGTTAGTGGAGTTGTTCCCTCCATTAATCCTAGGTGA
- the LOC101252112 gene encoding probable LRR receptor-like serine/threonine-protein kinase At1g06840 isoform X5 → MDLSGNLSPELGRLSYMRILDVMWNAISGTIPKEIGNIKTLELLLLNGNELTGSLPEELGYLPNLNRIQIDQNHISGPLPVSFAKLEKAAHFHMNNNSISGQIPPELSKLPKLLHLLLDNNNLSGYLPPELAQIPNLRILQLDNNNFEGSHIPDSYGNMSRLLKLSLRNCSLQGPVPNLGNIPNLTYIDLSLNELIGSIPSNMLSDNMTTIDLSYNNLNGTIPSNFSSLPHLQKLSLENNSLSGSVPSIIWQNRTLNATETLILDLRNNKLLNISGPLAIPQNVTVSLQGNPLCSNSILFNFCGPYNGDAGGTLQLANNTDCPPLACPPPYEYALPYPTCFCALPLLIGYRLKSPGFRDFRSYMDQFKWYITIGLKLNISQLHLNTFSLEAGPRVKMYLRIFPIFDDNNSSRLFNKSEVLRLRSMFTGWLIPDNDLFGPYELINFTLLADYREFIPPPSSSGISKGALAGIILGVIAGAVTISAFVSLLILRLHMKKHHHASSKRSLLSKISVKIDGVKEFNFEELTLATKNFDNSSIVGQGGYGKVYQGTLADGTAVAIKRAQEGSLQGQKEFLTEIELLSRLHHRNLVSLLGYCGEEGEQMLVYEFMPNGTLRDHLSGKCKEPLSFAMRLKVALGSAKGILYLHTEADPPIFHRDIKASNILLDSKFIAKVADFGLSRLAPVPDLEGTLPAHVSTVVKGTPGYLDPEYFLTHKLTDKSDVYSLGVVFLELLTGMQPISHGKNIVREVNLAYRSGMIFNVIDDQMGSYPSECVEKFINLALKCCQEETEGRPSMVEVVRELENIRVMMPESYSIIRDSVVTDSEKDSRTPSSTSAMKYPFVSADVSGSDLVSGVVPSINPR, encoded by the exons ATGGATCTGTCAGGAAATTTGTCACCGGAGCTTGGTCGCTTATCTTACATGAGAATATT GGATGTAATGTGGAATGCAATTAGCGGGACAATCCCAAAGGAGATAGGAAATATCAAAACACTTGAATTATT GCTTCTGAATGGAAATGAATTGACGGGTTCTCTGCCTGAAGAGCTTGGTTATCTTCCCAACTTGAACAGGATACAAATTGATCAAAACCACATATCAGGTCCCTTACCTGTATCATTTGCAAAGTTGGAAAAAGCAGCACATTT CCACATGAATAACAATTCAATAAGTGGACAAATTCCACCAGAGCTATCTAAACTTCCAAAACTACTTCACTT GCTTCTTGATAATAACAACTTATCGGGCTACCTTCCACCAGAGCTTGCTCAAATTCCAAATTTGCGCATACT TCAACTTGATAATAACAACTTTGAAGGAAGTCATATTCCTGATTCATACGGGAATATGTCACGTTTGTTAAAACT gAGTCTGAGGAACTGTAGCTTACAGGGACCGGTTCCAAATCTGGGCAACATACCTAACCTTACTTACAT AGATCTCAGCCTTAACGAGCTAATTGGGTCCATTCCGTCGAACATGCTTAGTGACAATATGACGACAAT TGATCTGTCATACAACAACCTCAACGGAACTATTCCTTCAAACTTTTCAAGCCTTCCACATTTGCAGAAACT GTCGCTAGAAAACAATTCATTAAGCGGTTCAGTTCCATCCATAATTTGGCAAAATAGGACACTCAATGCAACGGAGACGCTTATCTT GGATTTGCGGAACAATAAGCTTTTGAATATCTCAGGACCTCTGGCTATCCCACAAAATGTCACTGTTAG TCTTCAAGGAAATCCATTATGTTCGAATTCTATCCTATTCAACTTTTGCGGACCTTACAATGGAGATGCTGGTGGTACCTTGCAATTAGCAAACAACACTGATTGTCCTCCTTTGGCGTGTCCTCCCCCCTATGAATATGCCCTGCCATATcctacttgcttttgtgctctACCGCTGCTTATAGGATACAGGCTGAAGAGTCCTGGATTTCGGGATTTTCGATCATACATGGATCAGTTTAAGTGGTATATCACGATTGGTCTTAAACTGAATATATCCCAATTACACCTGAACACATTTTCATTGGAAGCTGGTCCTCGGGTGAAGATGTATTTGAGGATTTTCCCCATCTTTGATGATAACAACAGCTCGCGTTTGTTCAATAAAAGTGAGGTCCTAAGACTCCGTAGCATGTTCACTGGATGGCTGATTCCTGATAATGATCTTTTTGGACCTTATGAACTTATCAATTTCACCCTACTTGCAGATTATAGAGAAT TCATCCCCCCTCCCTCATCATCTGGTATTAGTAAGGGAGCTCTTGCAGGCATCATACTAGGAGTAATTGCTGGTGCGGTCACAATATCGGCATTTGTATCACTTCTCATACTGAGATTGCATATGAAGAAGCACCACCATGCCAGTTCAAAACGCAGCCTAT TGTCGAAAATCTCTGTCAAAATTGATGGTGTTAAGGAATTCAATTTTGAAGAATTGACACTGGCAACCAAAAATTTTGACAACTCCAGCATTGTTGGTCAAGGAGGGTATGGAAAAGTTTATCAAGGTACTTTAGCTGATGGGACAGCTGTAGCCATTAAACGAGCTCAAGAGGGATCGTTACAGGGACAAAAGGAGTTTCTTACAGAAATTGAACTATTATCTAGGCTACATCACCGAAACCTTGTGTCTTTGCTTGGATATTGTGGTGAAGAAGGAGAACAG ATGCTGGTTTACGAGTTTATGCCAAATGGTACTCTTAGAGACCACCTATCtg GTAAATGTAAAGAACCTCTAAGTTTTGCTATGCGATTGAAAGTTGCCTTAGGTTCCGCTAAGGGCATTCTCTACTTGCACACGGAGGCTGATCCTCCCATATTCCATCGAGATATCAAGGCAAGCAATATATTGCTAGACTCTAAGTTTATTGCAAAGGTGGCTGACTTTGGACTTTCACGGCTTGCTCCAGTTCCAGATCTTGAAGGGACTCTGCCTGCTCATGTATCGACTGTTGTTAAGGGCACTCCG GGATACCTTGACCCAGAGTATTTCCTAACTCATAAATTGACTGACAAGAGTGACGTTTACAGccttggtgttgtattccttgagCTTCTCACCGGAATGCAGCCAATTTCACACGGCAAGAACATTGTTAGGGAG GTGAACCTTGCGTATCGTTCTGGTATGATATTCAATGTGATTGATGATCAGATGGGATCTTATCCTTCGGAATGTGTAGAGAAATTCATAAATCTGGCTCTGAAATGTTGCCAAGAAGAGACAGAAGGTCGGCCATCAATGGTAGAAGTGGTTAGAGAACTAGAAAACATACGGGTGATGATGCCTGAATCTTACTCTATAATTAGAGATTCGGTGGTCACGGATAGTGAAAAGGATAGCAGAACCCCATCTTCAACCTCAGCTATGAAGTATCCTTTTGTTTCAGCTGATGTATCTGGTAGTGACCTTGTTAGTGGAGTTGTTCCCTCCATTAATCCTAGGTGA
- the LOC101252112 gene encoding probable LRR receptor-like serine/threonine-protein kinase At1g06840 isoform X7, which yields MDLSGNLSPELGRLSYMRILDVMWNAISGTIPKEIGNIKTLELLLLNGNELTGSLPEELGYLPNLNRIQIDQNHISGPLPVSFAKLEKAAHFHMNNNSISGQIPPELSKLPKLLHLLLDNNNLSGYLPPELAQIPNLRILSLRNCSLQGPVPNLGNIPNLTYIDLSLNELIGSIPSNMLSDNMTTIDLSYNNLNGTIPSNFSSLPHLQKLSLENNSLSGSVPSIIWQNRTLNATETLILDLRNNKLLNISGPLAIPQNVTVSLQGNPLCSNSILFNFCGPYNGDAGGTLQLANNTDCPPLACPPPYEYALPYPTCFCALPLLIGYRLKSPGFRDFRSYMDQFKWYITIGLKLNISQLHLNTFSLEAGPRVKMYLRIFPIFDDNNSSRLFNKSEVLRLRSMFTGWLIPDNDLFGPYELINFTLLADYREFIPPPSSSGISKGALAGIILGVIAGAVTISAFVSLLILRLHMKKHHHASSKRSLLSKISVKIDGVKEFNFEELTLATKNFDNSSIVGQGGYGKVYQGTLADGTAVAIKRAQEGSLQGQKEFLTEIELLSRLHHRNLVSLLGYCGEEGEQMLVYEFMPNGTLRDHLSGKCKEPLSFAMRLKVALGSAKGILYLHTEADPPIFHRDIKASNILLDSKFIAKVADFGLSRLAPVPDLEGTLPAHVSTVVKGTPGYLDPEYFLTHKLTDKSDVYSLGVVFLELLTGMQPISHGKNIVREVNLAYRSGMIFNVIDDQMGSYPSECVEKFINLALKCCQEETEGRPSMVEVVRELENIRVMMPESYSIIRDSVVTDSEKDSRTPSSTSAMKYPFVSADVSGSDLVSGVVPSINPR from the exons ATGGATCTGTCAGGAAATTTGTCACCGGAGCTTGGTCGCTTATCTTACATGAGAATATT GGATGTAATGTGGAATGCAATTAGCGGGACAATCCCAAAGGAGATAGGAAATATCAAAACACTTGAATTATT GCTTCTGAATGGAAATGAATTGACGGGTTCTCTGCCTGAAGAGCTTGGTTATCTTCCCAACTTGAACAGGATACAAATTGATCAAAACCACATATCAGGTCCCTTACCTGTATCATTTGCAAAGTTGGAAAAAGCAGCACATTT CCACATGAATAACAATTCAATAAGTGGACAAATTCCACCAGAGCTATCTAAACTTCCAAAACTACTTCACTT GCTTCTTGATAATAACAACTTATCGGGCTACCTTCCACCAGAGCTTGCTCAAATTCCAAATTTGCGCATACT gAGTCTGAGGAACTGTAGCTTACAGGGACCGGTTCCAAATCTGGGCAACATACCTAACCTTACTTACAT AGATCTCAGCCTTAACGAGCTAATTGGGTCCATTCCGTCGAACATGCTTAGTGACAATATGACGACAAT TGATCTGTCATACAACAACCTCAACGGAACTATTCCTTCAAACTTTTCAAGCCTTCCACATTTGCAGAAACT GTCGCTAGAAAACAATTCATTAAGCGGTTCAGTTCCATCCATAATTTGGCAAAATAGGACACTCAATGCAACGGAGACGCTTATCTT GGATTTGCGGAACAATAAGCTTTTGAATATCTCAGGACCTCTGGCTATCCCACAAAATGTCACTGTTAG TCTTCAAGGAAATCCATTATGTTCGAATTCTATCCTATTCAACTTTTGCGGACCTTACAATGGAGATGCTGGTGGTACCTTGCAATTAGCAAACAACACTGATTGTCCTCCTTTGGCGTGTCCTCCCCCCTATGAATATGCCCTGCCATATcctacttgcttttgtgctctACCGCTGCTTATAGGATACAGGCTGAAGAGTCCTGGATTTCGGGATTTTCGATCATACATGGATCAGTTTAAGTGGTATATCACGATTGGTCTTAAACTGAATATATCCCAATTACACCTGAACACATTTTCATTGGAAGCTGGTCCTCGGGTGAAGATGTATTTGAGGATTTTCCCCATCTTTGATGATAACAACAGCTCGCGTTTGTTCAATAAAAGTGAGGTCCTAAGACTCCGTAGCATGTTCACTGGATGGCTGATTCCTGATAATGATCTTTTTGGACCTTATGAACTTATCAATTTCACCCTACTTGCAGATTATAGAGAAT TCATCCCCCCTCCCTCATCATCTGGTATTAGTAAGGGAGCTCTTGCAGGCATCATACTAGGAGTAATTGCTGGTGCGGTCACAATATCGGCATTTGTATCACTTCTCATACTGAGATTGCATATGAAGAAGCACCACCATGCCAGTTCAAAACGCAGCCTAT TGTCGAAAATCTCTGTCAAAATTGATGGTGTTAAGGAATTCAATTTTGAAGAATTGACACTGGCAACCAAAAATTTTGACAACTCCAGCATTGTTGGTCAAGGAGGGTATGGAAAAGTTTATCAAGGTACTTTAGCTGATGGGACAGCTGTAGCCATTAAACGAGCTCAAGAGGGATCGTTACAGGGACAAAAGGAGTTTCTTACAGAAATTGAACTATTATCTAGGCTACATCACCGAAACCTTGTGTCTTTGCTTGGATATTGTGGTGAAGAAGGAGAACAG ATGCTGGTTTACGAGTTTATGCCAAATGGTACTCTTAGAGACCACCTATCtg GTAAATGTAAAGAACCTCTAAGTTTTGCTATGCGATTGAAAGTTGCCTTAGGTTCCGCTAAGGGCATTCTCTACTTGCACACGGAGGCTGATCCTCCCATATTCCATCGAGATATCAAGGCAAGCAATATATTGCTAGACTCTAAGTTTATTGCAAAGGTGGCTGACTTTGGACTTTCACGGCTTGCTCCAGTTCCAGATCTTGAAGGGACTCTGCCTGCTCATGTATCGACTGTTGTTAAGGGCACTCCG GGATACCTTGACCCAGAGTATTTCCTAACTCATAAATTGACTGACAAGAGTGACGTTTACAGccttggtgttgtattccttgagCTTCTCACCGGAATGCAGCCAATTTCACACGGCAAGAACATTGTTAGGGAG GTGAACCTTGCGTATCGTTCTGGTATGATATTCAATGTGATTGATGATCAGATGGGATCTTATCCTTCGGAATGTGTAGAGAAATTCATAAATCTGGCTCTGAAATGTTGCCAAGAAGAGACAGAAGGTCGGCCATCAATGGTAGAAGTGGTTAGAGAACTAGAAAACATACGGGTGATGATGCCTGAATCTTACTCTATAATTAGAGATTCGGTGGTCACGGATAGTGAAAAGGATAGCAGAACCCCATCTTCAACCTCAGCTATGAAGTATCCTTTTGTTTCAGCTGATGTATCTGGTAGTGACCTTGTTAGTGGAGTTGTTCCCTCCATTAATCCTAGGTGA